The bacterium genome window below encodes:
- a CDS encoding MOSC N-terminal beta barrel domain-containing protein: MGRLGTVESLFRYPVKSMLGESVDRALVGPLGIADDRGWAVRDERRGDFFTAKRLGALMGCRGIGGQGGAVPEIELPDGTRFAADADEAAEQLSKALDHPVSLHRMGEAAPPPDEVETPEDPLADFNSMFARKDAEPVPDFSTTPESLMAHMTRPDRPFVDLAPLLVMTRQSIDTLAAAAPDSVMDDRRFRPSLLIDAESTDRFPEQAWIGRRLRIGSVLIDAPMTCPRCVMTTHGFADLPKDPKVMRNLVSEADGNLGIYGAIVEPGEIRVGDPVEAVEPE, from the coding sequence GTGGGACGACTGGGCACGGTGGAATCGCTCTTCCGATATCCCGTGAAGAGCATGCTGGGCGAGTCCGTCGACCGCGCCCTCGTCGGGCCGCTCGGCATCGCGGACGACCGCGGCTGGGCCGTGCGCGACGAGCGCCGCGGAGACTTCTTCACGGCCAAACGGCTCGGCGCGCTGATGGGCTGTCGCGGCATCGGAGGGCAGGGCGGCGCGGTCCCCGAGATCGAGCTGCCCGACGGCACGCGCTTCGCGGCGGACGCAGACGAAGCCGCGGAGCAGCTCTCCAAGGCCCTCGACCACCCGGTCTCGCTCCACCGCATGGGCGAGGCCGCGCCGCCGCCGGACGAGGTCGAGACGCCCGAAGATCCGCTGGCGGACTTCAACTCGATGTTCGCGCGCAAGGACGCGGAGCCGGTCCCGGATTTCTCGACGACGCCCGAGTCGTTGATGGCGCACATGACGCGACCGGATCGCCCCTTCGTCGACCTGGCGCCCCTGCTCGTGATGACACGTCAATCGATCGACACCCTCGCGGCGGCGGCGCCCGATTCGGTGATGGACGATCGCCGCTTCCGACCGAGCCTGCTGATCGACGCGGAGAGCACGGACCGTTTCCCCGAGCAGGCCTGGATCGGCCGTCGTCTACGGATCGGCTCCGTCCTGATCGACGCACCGATGACCTGTCCGCGATGCGTGATGACGACCCACGGCTTCGCGGACCTGCCGAAGGACCCGAAGGTCATGCGGAACCTCGTGTCCGAGGCGGACGGGAATCTCGGCATCTACGGCGCGATCGTCGAGCCTGGTGAGATCCGGGTCGGCGATCCGGTCGAAGCGGTGGAGCCGGAGTGA
- a CDS encoding autotransporter domain-containing protein, whose product MKRVVASALLVLGAAPGFAQVVDSLEDPDPSVDGTLRFEIDNAGPGDVIDVQVGAPDAVETISLRETLVFTQDLEIDNSSVDTGVIDVLAPAGSAFLEIQDGVNVTLRDVGLSGLDSTSGDDIELGTGSLLTLDSERIQQVLTMDIVGMGALRKEGIQQIQLTGINTFEGGLTIDDGDVVGEVRSLGAGTIDLAPDASSKTARLVFESSGTDILGATGPVIADSRSGGGNAGIVKRGSGTLVVTNATIASTLDFDIEEGTLRAGATQLLNGHDFDVGPTATLELDAVAGTVASSAVLTGTGTIDVEADDLTFTADPSGFTGTFDVNDGPGAGAGDGALVLDIAATPAASLRFDATADGATFTLRDAVGVRWSGDFSGTGVFVKAGAGTTTLTGTHSQTGETRVLAGTLVGNTSNLPGDIALAGGAAVVFDQASNATYADTIRNFSAGAHTVRKLGGGVLTLAGDQTFTGTFEAIRGGLHFAHGADLTGAGLTVGNGSSGVVTTVTADFDPTGTLDNTISVNGPITFSSDAHVTVGVSSPGSGGGALRSTVFAATGAVDIQPGAVLVVEPTTGTPSAGDQWDVVTGAAVTGAFDIEQTLLFFVINQTIEGGNTVRLTLAPSGAMLETEATTSNGRVIGAQLDEFLGETFAPMSREEEYQQAITGIGVADVDGLLESVSPDDLAAGTQIQLANAQRTWRGISDRLALRRIGGVGRDEGSPRPRRTRPSVSASPTSRAAGPDGERPPREEADWQAWIEASGLFGELSSNEAREYDYVSAGPLVGADRALGEAVRLGFALSGGSYAYDTSEGDNEGDGGGVEGTVYGAYVGEPVEVLVGARAGWSRIDTERTLSVGSISDRVDGELEGEVYGVFVELTRGFDLPGAVEIAPLASLAWTGVRWDAFDESGSSPLAVRVEEQEIDSILTSLGVRLQGERRMDENIWFRPRFRALWSREWGDTEREVSGAFASAPAAGLGAFTVDGAEGPTDLGEIALGWDVGFTTNANLFFDWRGRFGDDLVENTISAGGRIVW is encoded by the coding sequence GTGAAGCGAGTCGTCGCCTCCGCGCTCCTCGTCCTGGGCGCTGCGCCCGGATTCGCCCAGGTGGTGGATTCGCTCGAAGATCCCGACCCGAGCGTCGACGGCACACTCCGCTTCGAGATCGACAACGCGGGCCCGGGCGACGTGATCGACGTCCAGGTGGGTGCACCGGACGCGGTCGAAACGATCAGCCTGCGCGAGACCCTCGTCTTCACGCAGGATCTCGAGATCGACAACTCGAGCGTGGACACGGGCGTCATCGACGTTCTCGCACCCGCCGGTTCGGCCTTCCTCGAGATCCAGGACGGCGTGAACGTCACCCTCCGCGACGTCGGTCTCTCCGGCCTGGACAGCACGTCGGGGGACGACATCGAGCTCGGGACGGGCAGCCTGCTCACGCTCGATTCCGAGCGGATCCAGCAGGTCCTCACGATGGACATCGTCGGGATGGGCGCCCTGCGCAAGGAGGGCATTCAGCAGATCCAGCTCACCGGGATCAACACGTTCGAAGGCGGCCTCACGATCGACGACGGCGACGTCGTCGGCGAGGTCCGGTCCTTGGGGGCGGGCACGATCGACCTCGCGCCGGATGCGTCGTCGAAGACGGCGCGACTCGTGTTCGAGTCGTCCGGGACGGACATCCTCGGCGCGACCGGACCGGTCATCGCGGATTCGCGCAGCGGCGGCGGCAACGCCGGGATCGTGAAGCGCGGTTCGGGCACCCTCGTCGTCACGAACGCGACGATCGCCTCGACCCTCGACTTCGACATCGAGGAGGGGACGCTCCGGGCCGGTGCGACCCAGCTCTTGAACGGCCACGATTTCGACGTCGGTCCGACCGCGACCCTCGAGCTCGACGCGGTCGCCGGCACGGTCGCTTCGTCCGCTGTGCTGACGGGCACGGGCACGATCGACGTGGAGGCGGACGATCTCACCTTCACCGCCGATCCCTCCGGCTTCACGGGCACCTTCGACGTGAACGATGGGCCGGGCGCCGGGGCCGGCGACGGCGCCCTCGTCCTCGACATCGCGGCGACCCCCGCTGCTTCGCTCCGATTCGACGCGACCGCCGACGGGGCGACGTTCACGCTGCGGGACGCGGTGGGCGTCCGCTGGTCCGGCGACTTCAGCGGGACCGGTGTCTTCGTGAAGGCCGGGGCCGGAACCACGACGCTGACCGGAACCCACAGCCAGACCGGCGAGACCCGCGTCCTCGCGGGCACCCTCGTCGGAAACACGTCGAACCTTCCTGGGGACATCGCACTCGCCGGCGGGGCGGCGGTCGTCTTCGACCAGGCGAGCAACGCGACCTACGCCGACACGATCCGCAACTTCTCGGCGGGGGCGCACACCGTTCGCAAGCTCGGCGGCGGCGTCCTCACCCTCGCGGGCGACCAGACCTTCACCGGCACCTTCGAGGCGATCCGCGGCGGTCTCCACTTCGCCCACGGCGCCGACCTGACCGGGGCGGGGCTCACGGTCGGCAACGGGTCCTCGGGCGTCGTCACGACCGTGACGGCGGACTTCGATCCGACCGGCACCCTCGACAACACGATCTCGGTCAACGGACCGATCACGTTCTCCTCCGACGCACACGTCACCGTCGGAGTGTCGAGTCCGGGTTCCGGCGGTGGGGCCCTGCGCAGCACCGTCTTCGCGGCGACCGGCGCCGTCGACATCCAGCCGGGCGCGGTGCTCGTGGTCGAGCCGACGACCGGGACCCCCTCGGCGGGGGACCAGTGGGACGTCGTGACCGGGGCGGCTGTGACCGGCGCCTTCGACATTGAGCAGACCCTCTTGTTCTTCGTGATCAACCAGACGATCGAAGGCGGAAATACGGTTCGCCTCACGCTGGCACCGAGCGGAGCGATGCTCGAGACGGAGGCAACGACCTCGAACGGGCGCGTGATCGGTGCCCAACTCGACGAATTCCTGGGGGAGACCTTCGCTCCGATGTCCCGGGAAGAGGAGTACCAGCAGGCGATCACCGGCATCGGGGTTGCGGACGTGGATGGGCTGCTCGAGAGCGTGTCGCCGGATGACCTCGCGGCGGGGACGCAGATCCAGCTCGCCAATGCGCAGCGGACCTGGCGCGGGATCTCCGACCGCCTCGCGCTGCGGCGCATCGGCGGGGTGGGGCGCGACGAGGGCTCGCCGCGACCGCGCCGGACGCGTCCGAGCGTATCGGCGTCGCCGACGTCGCGCGCGGCCGGGCCGGACGGCGAGCGGCCGCCGCGCGAGGAAGCCGACTGGCAGGCGTGGATCGAGGCCAGCGGGCTCTTCGGCGAGCTCTCGTCGAACGAGGCTCGGGAATACGACTACGTGAGCGCGGGCCCCCTCGTCGGAGCCGATCGCGCCCTCGGCGAAGCAGTCCGGCTCGGCTTCGCGCTCTCGGGCGGTAGCTACGCGTACGACACGAGCGAAGGCGACAACGAAGGCGACGGCGGCGGTGTCGAGGGGACGGTCTACGGCGCCTACGTCGGCGAGCCGGTCGAAGTCCTCGTCGGCGCCCGCGCCGGATGGTCGCGGATCGACACGGAGCGGACGCTGTCGGTCGGATCGATCTCGGATCGGGTCGACGGCGAGCTCGAAGGCGAGGTCTACGGGGTCTTCGTCGAGCTGACCCGGGGCTTCGATCTCCCCGGCGCGGTCGAGATCGCGCCGCTCGCGAGCCTGGCCTGGACCGGCGTCCGCTGGGACGCGTTCGACGAGAGCGGATCGAGTCCGCTCGCCGTTCGCGTGGAAGAGCAGGAGATCGACTCGATCCTGACCTCCCTCGGCGTTCGGCTGCAGGGCGAGCGACGCATGGACGAGAACATCTGGTTCCGACCCCGCTTCCGGGCCCTCTGGAGCCGGGAGTGGGGGGACACCGAGCGTGAGGTCTCCGGCGCCTTCGCGAGCGCCCCCGCCGCCGGGCTCGGCGCCTTCACCGTCGATGGCGCCGAGGGCCCCACCGATCTCGGCGAGATCGCGCTCGGTTGGGACGTCGGCTTCACGACCAACGCGAACCTCTTCTTCGACTGGCGAGGCCGTTTCGGAGACGACCTCGTCGAGAACACGATCAGCGCGGGCGGTCGGATCGTCTGGTAG
- a CDS encoding MFS transporter, with protein MSASRKLRKPFLGWGMVALAFALYGLGMAPAYYAWGFLAPEIIDDLQLTREEIGSGFGLFTLTFAVTSPLSAWAIERIGLRPVVGLGAVIGAAGFAWTSFATTANEAIVAYALVGGLGIGLATLLPVQTLAVRWFRRFRALATGIVLLGAGVVGAFVPAAAAWGVEVADWRLVFQVVAGIFLAVGILSAALLRDRPEDVGLHPDGDETPETLAAPATPTTGPDLDPRRALLAPQFAFASLACLTNTVPWRVVTAHGRLHLEDLGFAAAAAAGILGLRVGLSGAGRLCGGLADVIDPRFVLAGALGITATGLIGFALATGPTLATLCVGLLGIGYGVAMTCEPIVMARLFGIRAFLASNGLRIAITGVAGWLAPRWAGAAADRLGSYEESFLALSGLSVAGALTIVLCRPPRSAPRA; from the coding sequence GTGTCCGCCAGCCGGAAGCTTCGCAAGCCCTTCCTGGGCTGGGGCATGGTCGCGCTCGCTTTCGCCCTCTACGGCCTCGGCATGGCCCCCGCCTACTACGCCTGGGGCTTCCTCGCCCCCGAGATCATCGACGATCTGCAGCTCACCCGGGAAGAGATCGGCTCGGGCTTCGGCCTCTTTACGCTGACCTTCGCCGTGACGAGCCCCCTTTCGGCCTGGGCGATCGAGCGGATCGGTCTGCGGCCGGTCGTGGGGCTCGGGGCGGTGATCGGGGCGGCGGGTTTCGCCTGGACGAGCTTCGCAACGACGGCGAACGAAGCGATCGTCGCCTACGCGCTCGTCGGCGGCCTCGGGATCGGCCTCGCGACGCTCCTTCCGGTGCAGACCCTCGCGGTCCGGTGGTTCCGACGCTTCCGAGCCCTGGCGACCGGTATCGTCCTGCTCGGCGCCGGGGTCGTCGGCGCCTTCGTCCCCGCGGCGGCCGCCTGGGGCGTCGAGGTCGCGGACTGGCGCCTCGTCTTCCAGGTCGTCGCCGGCATCTTCCTCGCGGTCGGCATCCTCTCCGCCGCGCTCCTGCGAGACCGCCCCGAGGACGTCGGCCTCCACCCGGACGGGGATGAGACCCCCGAGACGCTGGCCGCCCCGGCGACGCCGACGACCGGTCCCGACCTCGATCCGCGACGGGCACTCCTCGCACCCCAGTTCGCCTTCGCAAGCCTGGCCTGCCTGACGAACACCGTGCCCTGGCGCGTCGTGACCGCCCACGGCCGACTCCACCTCGAGGACCTGGGCTTCGCCGCCGCGGCCGCCGCCGGGATCCTCGGCCTGCGCGTCGGCCTCTCGGGTGCGGGGCGTCTCTGTGGCGGCCTCGCCGACGTGATCGATCCGCGCTTCGTCCTCGCCGGCGCCCTCGGGATCACGGCCACCGGGCTGATCGGCTTCGCCCTGGCGACCGGCCCGACCCTCGCCACGCTCTGCGTCGGTCTTCTGGGGATCGGCTACGGCGTGGCGATGACCTGCGAGCCGATCGTGATGGCACGGCTCTTCGGCATCCGCGCGTTCCTGGCCTCGAACGGCCTGCGGATCGCGATCACCGGCGTCGCCGGCTGGCTGGCGCCGCGCTGGGCCGGCGCCGCGGCGGACCGGCTGGGCTCCTACGAGGAGAGCTTCCTCGCGCTGTCCGGACTCTCCGTTGCGGGCGCCCTCACGATCGTCCTCTGTCGCCCCCCGCGGAGCGCGCCCCGGGCGTGA
- a CDS encoding cytochrome P450, whose amino-acid sequence MDLLDPKSYDGGQPHEQFAWLREHDPVHRHAESDGGPGYWAITRYEDIRAISRNHPVFSNEPSIMIADPPADAPVTDDKMMLMCDPPYQTQLRRIVSGAFTPKAARALKPRVERLATQIVDEVIERGECDFVADVAGELPSYVIAELLGLPLDDGRKLYQLTETIHSSTDAVGQDAQVAAGIEMFSYAARVAAEKRANPGDDLATQLLHAEVDGHRLSDMEFNLFFMLLVDAGGDTTRNLVAGGMLALLERPDELARLRGDLDRVLPTAREELLRFTSPVVYMRRTAKQDTEVAGRPIRAGDKLVLYYGSANRDRSVFDEPDRLDVTRTPNHHVAFGATGAHFCLGAQLARVEIDAMLREVLTRMPDLELAGEASWLPSNFISGPRAMPVRFTPGARSAGGDRGRS is encoded by the coding sequence ATCGATCTCCTCGACCCGAAGAGCTACGACGGCGGACAGCCCCACGAACAGTTCGCCTGGCTGCGCGAGCACGATCCGGTCCATCGCCACGCCGAGAGCGACGGCGGCCCGGGCTACTGGGCGATCACGCGCTACGAGGACATCCGCGCGATCAGCCGGAACCACCCGGTCTTCTCGAACGAGCCGTCGATCATGATCGCGGATCCGCCGGCGGATGCGCCGGTCACCGACGACAAGATGATGCTGATGTGCGACCCGCCGTATCAGACGCAGCTGCGGCGGATCGTGAGCGGGGCGTTCACGCCGAAGGCGGCCCGGGCGCTGAAGCCGCGGGTCGAGCGACTCGCGACGCAGATCGTCGACGAGGTCATCGAGCGCGGCGAGTGCGACTTCGTGGCCGACGTCGCCGGAGAGCTCCCCTCCTACGTGATCGCGGAGCTCCTGGGACTGCCCCTCGACGACGGGCGAAAGCTCTACCAGCTGACGGAGACGATCCACTCGTCGACGGACGCGGTCGGCCAGGACGCGCAGGTCGCGGCGGGGATCGAGATGTTCTCCTACGCGGCGCGGGTCGCCGCGGAGAAGCGGGCGAATCCCGGCGACGATCTGGCCACGCAGCTGCTGCACGCCGAGGTCGACGGCCATCGGCTGAGCGACATGGAGTTCAATCTCTTCTTCATGCTGCTGGTGGATGCCGGCGGCGACACGACGCGCAATCTGGTGGCGGGCGGCATGCTGGCCTTGCTCGAACGACCGGACGAACTCGCCCGCCTCCGAGGGGACCTGGATCGTGTCCTGCCGACGGCGCGGGAAGAGCTCCTCCGCTTCACGAGCCCCGTCGTGTACATGCGCCGGACCGCGAAGCAGGACACGGAGGTCGCCGGACGCCCGATCCGCGCGGGCGACAAGCTCGTCCTCTACTACGGGAGCGCGAATCGCGACCGGTCGGTCTTCGACGAGCCCGATCGGCTCGACGTCACACGAACGCCGAACCACCACGTGGCCTTCGGCGCGACGGGCGCGCATTTCTGCCTGGGCGCGCAGCTGGCGCGGGTCGAGATCGACGCGATGCTGCGGGAAGTGCTGACGCGGATGCCCGACCTCGAGCTCGCGGGGGAGGCTTCATGGCTCCCGTCGAACTTCATCTCAGGGCCGCGCGCGATGCCCGTCCGATTCACGCCCGGGGCGCGCTCCGCGGGGGGCGACAGAGGACGATCGTGA
- a CDS encoding FliA/WhiG family RNA polymerase sigma factor codes for MEALLDQAQLEGGPIPQDLKEQVVLEHEPLIRYIVNRLAVRLPNHIDLDDLYSTGAIGLMDAIEKFDPSKGCKFKTYAEFRIKGAVLDQLRSLDWVPRSVRQKGRKLDQAYSEVEQRLGRAASEDEVADSLGLELDKFHTMVNQVRGISLVNLEEVRGTNSDGDTAGTFADVVEDVTAENPFASLKSMETKHVISDTINSLPEKERLVVSLYYYEDLNMKEIGNILGITESRVCQIHTKATSRLSSKLRGLVDR; via the coding sequence ATGGAAGCCCTTCTCGATCAGGCCCAACTCGAAGGCGGACCGATTCCGCAGGATCTCAAGGAACAGGTCGTCCTCGAGCACGAGCCGCTCATCCGATACATCGTGAACCGCCTCGCGGTCCGACTGCCAAACCACATCGACCTCGACGATCTCTACAGCACGGGCGCGATCGGGCTGATGGACGCGATCGAGAAGTTCGATCCGAGCAAGGGGTGCAAGTTCAAGACCTACGCGGAGTTCCGGATCAAGGGCGCCGTCCTCGACCAGCTCCGTTCCCTCGACTGGGTGCCGCGCTCGGTTCGTCAGAAGGGCCGCAAGCTCGACCAGGCCTACAGCGAGGTCGAGCAGCGCCTCGGTCGCGCGGCCAGCGAGGACGAGGTCGCCGATTCCCTGGGTCTCGAGCTCGACAAGTTCCACACGATGGTCAATCAGGTGCGTGGCATCTCGCTCGTGAACCTCGAGGAGGTCCGCGGGACGAACTCCGACGGCGACACCGCCGGGACCTTCGCCGACGTCGTCGAAGACGTCACCGCCGAGAACCCCTTCGCTTCGCTCAAGTCGATGGAGACGAAGCATGTGATCTCGGACACGATCAACTCGCTTCCGGAGAAGGAGCGCCTCGTGGTCAGCCTCTACTACTACGAGGACCTGAACATGAAGGAGATCGGAAACATCCTCGGCATCACCGAGTCGCGGGTGTGTCAGATCCACACGAAGGCGACCTCGCGGCTCTCGAGCAAGCTCCGGGGGCTCGTCGACCGCTAG